A window from Corynebacterium urealyticum DSM 7109 encodes these proteins:
- the lysS gene encoding lysine--tRNA ligase has protein sequence MRVRREKRERILDEGRQAYPVEVPRTHSLAEVRQQWAVKPKEDDPEAAEKLAALPEGATLLDVGEETDSVVGVAGRVMFVRNTGKLAFATLQDGDGTQLQVMLSQAEIGAEALDRWKAEVDLGDIVFAKGRVISSRRGELSVMAQEWTMAAKALRPLPVAHKEMSEDARVRHRYTDLIMREEARKNAMTRIKVMRALRHALERRGFNELETPMLQTLHGGAAARPFVTHSNALDIDLYLRIAPELYLKRAVVGGLDRVFEINRNFRNEGIDRSHSPEFAMLETYQAYGDYNTAATMTREVIQEVAEEVFGTTKLTMHDGTEYDLGGEWPVIEVYPSLNKALAEKFPDQPEVTVDSTVEELKALAKVIGLEVPKDGGWGHGKLVEEIWEFLCEDQLWGPVFVYNYPVETSPLVRQHRTERGVTEKWDLYLRGFELATGYSELVDPVIQRERFEDQARLAAGGDDEAMVLDEDFLQAMEQGMPPTAGTGMGLDRLLMAFTGLGIRETVLFPLVKPEK, from the coding sequence ATGCGCGTTCGCCGCGAGAAGCGCGAGCGCATCCTTGACGAGGGTCGTCAGGCTTATCCAGTAGAAGTTCCCAGGACTCACTCGCTGGCGGAGGTTCGTCAGCAGTGGGCAGTTAAGCCCAAGGAGGACGATCCGGAGGCTGCGGAGAAGCTCGCCGCTCTTCCGGAGGGGGCGACTCTCCTCGACGTCGGTGAGGAAACGGACAGCGTCGTCGGCGTGGCCGGCCGCGTGATGTTCGTCCGCAACACCGGCAAGCTGGCCTTCGCCACCCTGCAGGACGGCGACGGCACCCAGCTGCAGGTTATGCTCTCCCAGGCAGAGATCGGCGCGGAAGCACTGGACCGCTGGAAGGCGGAGGTCGACTTGGGCGATATCGTCTTCGCCAAGGGGCGCGTGATCTCCTCCCGCCGCGGTGAGCTTTCTGTCATGGCCCAGGAGTGGACCATGGCCGCCAAGGCGCTGCGCCCGCTGCCGGTCGCGCACAAGGAGATGAGCGAGGACGCCCGTGTGCGTCACCGCTACACCGACCTGATCATGCGGGAGGAAGCCCGCAAGAACGCCATGACCCGCATCAAGGTGATGCGCGCCCTGCGCCATGCCCTGGAGCGTCGTGGCTTCAACGAGCTCGAGACCCCGATGCTGCAGACCCTGCACGGCGGTGCCGCGGCTCGTCCGTTCGTGACCCACTCCAATGCGCTGGATATCGACCTCTACCTGCGCATCGCGCCGGAGCTGTACCTCAAGCGCGCCGTCGTCGGTGGTCTGGACCGCGTCTTCGAAATCAACCGCAACTTCCGCAATGAGGGCATCGACCGCTCCCACAGCCCGGAGTTCGCGATGCTGGAGACCTACCAGGCGTACGGGGACTACAACACCGCTGCGACGATGACCCGCGAGGTCATCCAGGAGGTCGCCGAGGAGGTCTTCGGCACCACCAAGCTGACCATGCACGACGGCACCGAGTACGACCTCGGCGGCGAGTGGCCGGTCATCGAGGTCTACCCGTCTCTGAATAAGGCGCTGGCCGAGAAGTTCCCGGATCAGCCAGAGGTCACCGTCGACTCCACCGTCGAGGAGCTCAAGGCGCTCGCGAAGGTCATCGGCCTGGAGGTCCCGAAGGACGGCGGCTGGGGCCACGGCAAGCTCGTCGAGGAGATCTGGGAGTTCCTGTGCGAGGACCAGCTGTGGGGTCCAGTCTTTGTCTATAACTACCCGGTCGAGACCTCCCCGTTGGTGCGTCAGCACCGCACCGAGCGTGGCGTGACCGAGAAGTGGGACCTCTACCTGCGTGGCTTCGAGCTGGCAACGGGCTACTCCGAGCTGGTTGACCCGGTCATCCAGCGCGAGCGCTTCGAGGACCAGGCTCGCCTGGCTGCGGGCGGCGACGATGAGGCCATGGTTCTCGACGAGGACTTCCTGCAGGCAATGGAGCAGGGCATGCCGCCAACCGCCGGTACCGGCATGGGGTTGGACCGTCTGCTGATGGCTTTCACGGGCCTCGGCATCCGCGAGACCGTGCTCTTCCCGTTGGTGAAGCCAGAGAAGTAA
- a CDS encoding AMP-binding protein: MTDTFSPAGPAGIKDKLSHTLGSAGTLALGTLPLMRAGVLGSMTPVAAAKALGSMYQWEFQPASLLAIGAARDPFHTAIIDDRGSMTYQELHNQVNQLAKALFRIGIREHDRIGVLTRNHRGFIMALCAHGRLGTDLVLFNTGASAEQTRAVARENKLDVLFIDEEFIPLLPKDFDDCPVIVAHEFGDTIGLTREAEEALPMDSNIRDALAMEDHATRSEDWPSLSLVLRTTPAEQTIPSRPRRGRTIILTSGTTGTPRGTRRPEPPSYLPASSIMSRIPLKARRPFYLAAPMFHTWGFANIQLALALRSTMVMQRKFRPEDAVQLIEANRPYAIAIVPTMLRRLLEAVPEGMDPGTKVIAASGEPIPPQIVEKTFEKFGPALYNLYGSTEVSWATIANPDDLQRHPNTAGKPPMATVVKVLDEDFRECPDGEVGRIFVANNMMFEGYTRPGKDKETHEGMIATGDLGYWEDGLLFVSGRSDDMVVSGGENVYPTDTEHIIGTLPEILEVCVQGVPDDEFGQALCAWIVTKEELSAADKQKLQEEIKATVSKQLARFAVPRHFVYVDSLPRNAVGKVVRRELPRPKSAAAA, from the coding sequence ATGACCGACACGTTCTCACCCGCAGGCCCAGCAGGCATCAAGGACAAGCTCAGCCACACACTCGGTTCGGCGGGCACGCTCGCGCTCGGCACCCTTCCCCTGATGCGCGCCGGTGTGCTGGGATCGATGACCCCCGTCGCCGCAGCTAAGGCTCTGGGCTCCATGTACCAGTGGGAGTTCCAACCCGCGTCCCTGCTGGCCATTGGTGCCGCCCGCGACCCGTTCCACACCGCGATCATCGACGACCGCGGCTCCATGACCTACCAGGAGCTCCACAACCAGGTAAACCAGCTCGCGAAGGCACTATTCCGCATCGGTATCCGCGAGCACGATCGCATCGGCGTGCTGACCCGCAACCACCGCGGCTTCATCATGGCGCTGTGCGCTCACGGCCGCCTGGGCACCGATCTCGTCCTATTCAACACTGGAGCATCGGCCGAGCAGACCCGCGCGGTCGCTCGTGAGAACAAGCTGGACGTCCTGTTCATCGACGAGGAATTCATCCCGCTGCTGCCGAAGGACTTCGACGACTGCCCCGTCATCGTCGCCCACGAATTCGGCGACACCATCGGGCTGACCCGCGAGGCCGAGGAAGCACTGCCGATGGACTCGAATATCCGCGACGCACTGGCCATGGAGGACCACGCGACCCGCAGCGAGGACTGGCCGTCACTGAGCCTCGTGCTGCGCACCACCCCGGCCGAGCAGACGATCCCGTCCCGCCCGCGCCGTGGCCGAACCATCATCCTGACCTCCGGAACCACCGGCACCCCTCGCGGAACTCGCCGCCCGGAGCCGCCAAGCTACCTGCCAGCGTCCTCCATCATGAGCAGGATCCCGCTCAAGGCGCGCCGCCCGTTCTACCTGGCAGCCCCGATGTTCCACACCTGGGGTTTTGCCAATATCCAGCTAGCGCTCGCGCTTCGTTCGACGATGGTGATGCAGCGGAAGTTCCGCCCAGAAGATGCGGTGCAGCTCATCGAGGCCAACCGCCCGTATGCGATCGCCATCGTGCCGACGATGCTGCGCCGACTGCTGGAGGCCGTGCCGGAGGGCATGGACCCGGGCACGAAGGTCATCGCAGCTTCCGGTGAGCCGATCCCGCCGCAGATCGTGGAGAAGACTTTCGAGAAGTTCGGGCCCGCGCTCTACAACCTCTATGGCTCCACCGAGGTCAGCTGGGCCACGATCGCCAACCCGGATGATCTGCAGCGCCACCCGAATACCGCGGGCAAGCCGCCGATGGCCACGGTGGTCAAGGTCCTGGACGAAGACTTCCGCGAGTGCCCGGACGGCGAGGTTGGCCGCATCTTCGTCGCCAACAACATGATGTTCGAGGGCTACACCCGCCCGGGCAAGGACAAGGAGACCCATGAGGGCATGATCGCCACCGGCGACTTGGGGTACTGGGAGGACGGCCTGCTGTTCGTCTCGGGTCGCTCGGATGACATGGTCGTCTCCGGCGGTGAGAACGTCTACCCCACCGATACCGAGCACATCATCGGCACCCTGCCGGAGATTCTCGAGGTCTGCGTCCAGGGTGTTCCGGACGACGAGTTCGGCCAGGCGCTGTGTGCGTGGATCGTCACGAAGGAGGAGCTGAGCGCAGCCGATAAGCAGAAGCTGCAGGAGGAGATCAAGGCGACTGTCTCTAAGCAGCTGGCCCGCTTCGCCGTGCCGCGCCACTTCGTGTACGTGGACTCCCTGCCCCGCAACGCGGTGGGCAAGGTCGTCCGCCGCGAGCTGCCACGGCCAAAGTCCGCAGCCGCTGCTTAA
- a CDS encoding globin domain-containing protein gives MFIAETPANARGRLTPGNAEIIKQTLPLVGANITKITPIFYEKMFAAHPELIADTFNRGNQKSGEQQKALAASIATFAAMLVDDNAPDPVDMLSRIGHKHVSLGIVEDQYPIVHDNLFAAIVEVLGEDVVTPEVAAAWDEVYWLMAKVLIDYERELYRSAGVADGEVFTTAEIVSRKQLPAEAMEFTLRPDEMTEKFMDALPGQYTSIGVRLPDGARQLRQYSLVDVDKEAGCIRIAVQRDGEVSSFLMDSLSDGDRVDATLPAGDLVLDDSSAPVVLVSQGIGSTPMVGMLSALAAAKSERKVVVLHADSSAQDHAQRDLQESLSGQIGATYKLFYRESGQRMNIGELMDEGVLPTGAHWYLCGGTSFLQDIREQIADGEQALAPKKVDFELFSPNDWLIS, from the coding sequence ATGTTCATCGCCGAGACCCCAGCCAATGCCCGTGGCCGCCTAACCCCAGGTAATGCCGAGATCATCAAGCAGACCCTCCCGCTCGTTGGTGCGAACATCACGAAGATCACCCCCATCTTCTATGAGAAGATGTTCGCCGCCCACCCTGAGCTGATCGCCGATACCTTCAATCGTGGCAACCAGAAGTCCGGGGAGCAGCAGAAGGCACTGGCTGCCTCCATCGCGACCTTTGCTGCAATGCTCGTGGATGATAACGCACCGGATCCGGTGGACATGCTCTCCCGCATCGGCCATAAGCACGTATCCCTGGGGATCGTGGAAGATCAGTACCCCATCGTTCACGACAACCTCTTCGCCGCCATCGTCGAGGTGCTCGGTGAAGACGTCGTCACCCCCGAGGTTGCCGCAGCCTGGGACGAAGTCTACTGGCTTATGGCCAAGGTCCTCATCGACTACGAGCGCGAGCTCTACCGCTCCGCGGGAGTCGCTGACGGTGAGGTTTTCACCACGGCCGAGATTGTCTCCCGCAAGCAGCTGCCCGCCGAGGCGATGGAATTTACCCTCCGTCCGGACGAGATGACGGAGAAGTTTATGGACGCCCTCCCCGGGCAGTACACCTCCATCGGTGTTCGACTGCCTGACGGGGCTCGCCAGCTGCGTCAGTACTCCCTCGTCGACGTCGACAAGGAGGCTGGCTGCATCCGCATCGCTGTCCAGCGCGACGGTGAGGTGTCCTCCTTCCTGATGGACTCCCTCTCGGATGGGGATCGTGTGGACGCCACCCTGCCGGCCGGTGATCTGGTGCTCGACGATTCAAGCGCCCCGGTGGTGCTCGTCTCCCAGGGCATCGGCTCCACCCCGATGGTGGGAATGCTGTCCGCCCTCGCCGCCGCCAAGTCTGAGCGCAAGGTCGTGGTGCTCCACGCTGACTCCTCTGCCCAGGACCACGCGCAGCGCGATCTGCAGGAGAGTTTGAGCGGGCAGATCGGTGCCACCTACAAGCTCTTCTACCGGGAGAGCGGTCAGCGCATGAATATCGGGGAACTGATGGATGAGGGCGTACTGCCAACCGGCGCGCACTGGTACCTGTGTGGTGGAACGTCCTTCCTGCAGGACATTCGCGAGCAGATCGCCGATGGCGAGCAGGCGCTGGCTCCGAAAAAGGTCGACTTTGAGCTCTTCAGCCCAAACGACTGGCTGATCAGCTAA
- the panD gene encoding aspartate 1-decarboxylase has translation MFRTMLKSKIHRATVTQADLHYVGSCTIDADLMDAADILEGEQIDIVDIDNGNRLTTYAITGERGSGVIGINGAAARLISPGDLVIIIGYGIFDNAELGDYHPRVIFVDENNKQVELGEDPAHAPAGSGLKDPRHPEGE, from the coding sequence TTGTTCCGCACCATGCTGAAGTCAAAGATCCACCGCGCGACGGTCACCCAGGCCGACCTGCACTACGTGGGTTCCTGCACCATCGACGCAGACCTGATGGACGCCGCCGACATCCTCGAGGGCGAGCAAATCGACATCGTCGATATCGATAACGGCAACCGGCTGACCACCTACGCCATTACCGGCGAGCGGGGCAGCGGGGTCATCGGTATCAACGGCGCAGCTGCCCGCCTGATCAGCCCTGGCGACCTGGTGATCATCATCGGCTACGGCATTTTCGACAATGCCGAGCTGGGGGACTACCACCCGCGGGTGATCTTCGTCGACGAGAACAATAAGCAGGTTGAGCTGGGGGAGGACCCGGCCCACGCCCCGGCCGGCAGTGGTCTGAAGGACCCGCGCCACCCGGAGGGGGAGTAG
- the panC gene encoding pantoate--beta-alanine ligase produces MTKNQPSPQADPQANPQPFRRGEATLMTTIDEFSQVTRAMRKAGKPVCLVPTMGALHEGHLSLVKAAKTVPGAFVAVSIFVNPLQFAEGEDLDAYPRTLDADVEKLKAAGVDAVFAPSAREMYPNGPRTTIHPGPAGSILEGEHRPTHFAGMLTVVNKLFQISHCDHAFFGEKDYQQLVLVQQMVNDLNLELRVHGVPIVREGGGLALSSRNVYLSDEERELALTLSAALTAGSFVAEDGADAVLSTARAILDDAEGVEVDYLALRGTDLGEAPETGDARLLVAARVGSTRLIDNVGVPIGVGFKNLDPEQGAGGSDAAAPAAPDDAPQS; encoded by the coding sequence ATGACCAAGAATCAGCCCAGCCCCCAGGCCGACCCGCAGGCAAACCCCCAGCCCTTCCGCCGCGGCGAAGCCACCCTGATGACCACCATCGACGAGTTCAGCCAGGTCACCCGCGCGATGCGCAAGGCCGGCAAACCGGTGTGCCTCGTGCCCACGATGGGTGCGCTCCACGAAGGCCACCTTTCCCTGGTCAAGGCAGCAAAGACGGTCCCGGGTGCTTTCGTCGCGGTCAGTATCTTCGTCAACCCGCTGCAGTTCGCGGAGGGCGAGGACCTGGACGCCTACCCCCGCACCCTCGACGCCGACGTCGAAAAGCTCAAGGCCGCGGGCGTGGACGCCGTCTTCGCGCCCTCTGCCCGAGAGATGTACCCCAATGGCCCCCGCACCACGATTCACCCCGGCCCAGCTGGCTCGATCCTGGAGGGTGAGCACCGCCCGACCCACTTCGCGGGCATGCTCACGGTGGTCAACAAGCTCTTCCAGATTTCTCACTGCGACCACGCCTTCTTTGGCGAGAAGGACTATCAGCAGCTCGTCCTGGTCCAGCAGATGGTCAACGACCTCAACCTGGAGCTGCGCGTCCACGGCGTGCCGATCGTCCGCGAGGGTGGTGGACTGGCGCTGTCCAGCCGCAACGTCTACCTCTCCGATGAGGAGCGCGAGCTGGCCCTCACCCTCTCCGCAGCGTTGACGGCCGGTTCCTTCGTCGCCGAGGACGGCGCGGATGCGGTGCTGTCTACTGCCCGTGCCATTCTCGATGACGCCGAGGGCGTCGAGGTGGACTATCTTGCTCTTCGTGGCACCGATCTCGGCGAGGCCCCGGAGACCGGGGACGCCCGGCTGCTGGTTGCCGCTCGCGTGGGCAGCACCCGGCTGATCGATAATGTTGGCGTGCCGATTGGTGTAGGGTTCAAGAACTTGGACCCCGAGCAGGGCGCAGGCGGCTCCGATGCTGCCGCCCCTGCCGCTCCCGATGACGCACCCCAGAGCTAG
- a CDS encoding acyl-CoA dehydrogenase family protein → MSDSKKLNDSTPGLNNVKRDAIGVVMRALSRFTGSDFAEKYNLNKAVDRAAYETAKGGIRTAGAMNRQFKRIKGSGDPVRLPKQNEGDVQQFEPGKAPFDLNPTEDQQMILDAVREFAIERLRPAAAEANDESKPTEGLLDTAAELGIALVNLPEEFEGIASASGASTNALIAEALGFGDMGLAVSILAPAGVANTITNYGDDAQQKTYLPSFSGESVPPAAVVVSEARPMFDAFELQTTAKLEGDDVVLNGVKTMVPNAAECELFVIAVELDGVNTFVIVESGTEGLEVESDPSMGLRAAALGRVVLKDVRVPAANLLGGANLSDTDRTEQYAEIIRRSRLGWAALASGTGEAILEYTKKYVNEREAFGEPISHRQAVAFMVANLRIELDGLRLIMLRGASRLDQGLSYHREAGLARRYASDKGMVMGLDGVQLLGGHGYTKEHPVERWYRDMRAIGVAEGVVVI, encoded by the coding sequence ATGAGCGACTCCAAGAAGCTCAACGACTCCACCCCGGGGCTGAACAACGTCAAGCGTGACGCCATTGGTGTCGTTATGCGGGCGCTGTCTCGTTTCACTGGTTCCGACTTCGCAGAAAAGTACAACCTCAACAAGGCCGTCGACCGCGCTGCCTACGAGACCGCCAAGGGCGGCATCCGTACCGCCGGCGCCATGAACCGCCAGTTCAAGCGCATCAAGGGCTCCGGCGATCCGGTTCGCCTCCCCAAGCAGAACGAGGGCGACGTTCAGCAGTTCGAGCCGGGCAAGGCACCGTTCGACCTGAACCCGACCGAGGACCAGCAGATGATCCTCGACGCGGTGCGCGAGTTCGCCATCGAGCGGCTGCGTCCGGCCGCCGCGGAGGCCAACGACGAGTCCAAGCCGACCGAGGGGCTGCTCGACACTGCCGCTGAGCTCGGCATCGCTCTCGTGAACCTCCCGGAGGAGTTCGAGGGCATCGCCAGCGCATCCGGTGCCAGCACCAACGCCCTCATCGCCGAGGCTCTCGGCTTCGGTGACATGGGCCTGGCCGTCTCCATCCTCGCCCCGGCAGGCGTGGCCAACACCATCACCAACTACGGCGACGACGCCCAGCAGAAGACCTACCTGCCGTCCTTCTCCGGCGAGTCCGTCCCGCCGGCAGCCGTCGTGGTCTCCGAGGCCCGCCCGATGTTCGACGCCTTCGAGCTGCAGACCACCGCGAAGCTGGAGGGCGACGACGTCGTCCTCAACGGTGTGAAGACCATGGTCCCGAACGCCGCAGAGTGCGAGCTCTTCGTCATCGCCGTCGAGCTGGACGGCGTGAACACCTTCGTCATCGTCGAATCTGGCACCGAGGGCCTCGAGGTTGAGTCTGACCCGTCCATGGGCCTGCGCGCCGCAGCCCTGGGCCGTGTGGTCCTCAAGGACGTCCGCGTCCCGGCCGCCAACCTCCTGGGTGGCGCGAACCTCTCCGACACCGACCGCACCGAGCAGTACGCGGAGATCATCCGCCGCTCCCGCCTGGGCTGGGCCGCACTGGCCTCCGGCACCGGCGAGGCCATCCTCGAGTACACCAAGAAGTACGTCAACGAGCGTGAGGCCTTCGGCGAGCCGATCTCCCACCGCCAGGCAGTGGCCTTCATGGTCGCCAACCTCCGCATCGAGCTCGACGGCCTGCGCCTGATCATGCTGCGCGGCGCATCCCGCCTCGACCAGGGCCTGTCCTACCACCGCGAGGCCGGCCTTGCTCGCCGCTACGCATCCGACAAGGGCATGGTCATGGGCCTGGACGGCGTCCAGCTGCTGGGTGGCCACGGCTACACCAAGGAGCACCCGGTTGAGCGCTGGTACCGCGACATGCGCGCGATCGGCGTTGCTGAGGGCGTCGTCGTCATCTAA
- a CDS encoding acyl-CoA dehydrogenase family protein, with product MLNLELPKRLKAGANQAHQAAAQIFRPISRKYDLKEHERPVELDTMAALVEGAADGGVAMAGATSSRGDKKQDTGVKNGGNMAAALNVMETCWGDVGLTLSIPYQGLGNAAVAAVATDEQLERFGKIWAAMAITEPQFGSDSAAVAATAKLDGDEYVLNGEKIFVTAGERCTHVVVWASVDKSAGRAAIKSFVVPRDTPGFELVRLEHKLGIRSSDTAHFILDNVRIPKDNLLGSPEVDTKKGFGGVMATFDNTRPLVAAMAVGVARASLERLREVLTDAGVKIDYDAPAWNQSAAASEYIRLESDWEAAYLLTMRAAWMADNKNPNSKEASICKAKAGRMATDLTLRAVELAGAYGYSERDLLEKWSRDSKILDIFEGTQQIQQLIVARRELGLSSAELK from the coding sequence ATGCTTAATCTGGAACTTCCCAAGCGTCTGAAGGCGGGCGCCAACCAGGCACACCAGGCGGCCGCACAGATTTTCCGCCCCATCTCCCGCAAGTACGACCTCAAGGAACACGAGCGCCCGGTCGAGCTCGACACCATGGCCGCCCTCGTTGAGGGCGCCGCTGACGGTGGCGTGGCCATGGCCGGCGCTACCAGCAGCCGTGGGGATAAGAAGCAGGACACTGGCGTGAAGAACGGCGGCAACATGGCTGCCGCCCTGAACGTCATGGAGACCTGCTGGGGCGACGTCGGCCTGACCCTGTCCATCCCGTACCAGGGTCTGGGCAACGCAGCCGTCGCCGCCGTCGCGACCGACGAGCAGCTCGAGCGCTTCGGCAAGATCTGGGCCGCCATGGCCATCACCGAGCCGCAGTTCGGCTCCGACTCCGCAGCCGTCGCCGCGACCGCGAAGCTGGACGGCGACGAGTACGTCCTGAACGGCGAGAAGATCTTCGTCACAGCCGGTGAACGCTGCACCCACGTGGTCGTCTGGGCCTCCGTGGACAAGTCCGCAGGCCGCGCAGCTATCAAGTCCTTCGTCGTCCCGCGCGACACCCCGGGCTTCGAGCTGGTCCGCCTCGAGCACAAGCTGGGCATCCGCTCCTCCGACACTGCGCACTTCATCCTCGACAACGTGCGCATCCCGAAGGACAACCTGCTTGGCTCCCCAGAGGTGGACACCAAGAAGGGCTTCGGCGGTGTCATGGCCACCTTCGACAACACCCGCCCGCTGGTCGCAGCGATGGCCGTTGGTGTTGCACGTGCCTCCCTGGAGCGCCTGCGCGAGGTCCTCACCGACGCTGGCGTGAAGATCGACTACGACGCACCGGCCTGGAACCAGTCCGCCGCCGCGTCCGAGTACATCCGCCTCGAGTCCGACTGGGAGGCTGCCTACCTGCTGACCATGCGCGCAGCATGGATGGCGGATAACAAGAACCCGAACTCCAAGGAAGCCTCCATCTGTAAGGCGAAGGCAGGCCGCATGGCGACCGACCTGACCCTGCGCGCCGTGGAGCTCGCCGGTGCCTACGGCTACTCCGAGCGCGACCTGCTGGAGAAGTGGTCCCGCGACTCCAAGATCCTCGACATCTTCGAGGGCACCCAGCAGATTCAGCAGCTCATCGTCGCTCGCCGCGAGCTGGGCCTGAGCTCCGCTGAGCTGAAGTAA
- a CDS encoding inorganic phosphate transporter: MSQPETKAPINGSAAGQENDFWWHTIFGGLLLIAVLALTWWSVDLMPESANIGILIVTIFFGMFMAFNIGGNDVANSFGTSVGAKTLTIKQALLIAAVFEVGGALIAGGDVTDTVRSGIVDLDGVDLDPQHFAYIMMAALLGAALWLLIATRKGWPVSTTHSIIGGIVGAAVAQGMATGTGGLEMVQWGKIGEIAMSWVLSPVLGGLVALLLYSFIKRHVLRYNDEVEHKMREMQERRSEHKKRHKDLFSRLNEVQRVAYTQTIARDASVYITGRAEPQNLESDYYRELVVIDKDEREIEAHRALETWGPSLAAIGAMIITGMLLLKSLSNIFPNMTSAMVFGIVAIVGIAVFLTLRSFTTGLRRYTVDRATFVMFSWMQVFTASAFAFSHGSNDIANAVGPFAAIFDVLKTDAINATAPVPMALMLAAGVALISGLWFIGRKVIETVGTGLTHIHPASGFAAELAAAGVVMAASISGLPVSSTHILIGAVLGVGIVNRAANWRLMKPIALAWIITIPAAALIGAVGVLVIGWIF; this comes from the coding sequence ATGTCTCAACCGGAGACCAAAGCCCCCATTAACGGGAGCGCAGCAGGACAAGAAAACGACTTCTGGTGGCACACCATCTTTGGGGGGCTGCTGCTCATCGCCGTACTCGCACTCACCTGGTGGTCCGTGGACCTCATGCCGGAGTCCGCGAACATCGGGATCCTGATCGTCACGATCTTCTTCGGAATGTTCATGGCGTTCAACATCGGCGGTAACGACGTCGCGAACTCCTTCGGTACCTCGGTCGGCGCGAAGACGCTGACCATCAAGCAGGCGCTGCTCATCGCCGCCGTCTTCGAGGTCGGTGGCGCGCTGATCGCCGGCGGTGACGTCACCGACACCGTCCGCTCCGGCATCGTCGACCTGGACGGCGTGGACCTCGACCCGCAGCACTTCGCCTACATCATGATGGCCGCCCTTCTCGGTGCGGCACTGTGGCTGCTGATCGCCACGCGCAAGGGCTGGCCGGTCTCCACCACCCACTCCATCATCGGCGGCATCGTCGGTGCCGCGGTGGCTCAGGGCATGGCCACGGGCACCGGTGGCCTGGAGATGGTCCAGTGGGGCAAGATCGGCGAGATCGCGATGAGCTGGGTGCTCTCCCCAGTGCTGGGTGGCCTGGTGGCCCTCCTCCTGTACTCCTTTATCAAGCGCCACGTACTGCGCTACAACGATGAAGTCGAGCACAAGATGCGCGAGATGCAGGAGCGCCGCAGCGAGCACAAGAAGCGCCACAAGGACCTCTTCTCCCGCCTCAATGAGGTGCAGCGCGTGGCCTATACCCAGACCATCGCCCGCGATGCCTCCGTCTACATCACCGGACGCGCGGAGCCGCAGAATCTGGAATCTGACTACTACCGCGAGCTTGTGGTCATCGATAAGGACGAGCGGGAGATCGAGGCGCACCGCGCCCTGGAGACCTGGGGTCCGTCGCTGGCCGCCATCGGCGCAATGATCATTACGGGCATGCTCTTGCTGAAGAGCCTGAGCAACATCTTCCCGAACATGACGAGCGCCATGGTCTTCGGCATCGTCGCAATTGTTGGCATCGCGGTGTTCCTCACCTTGCGCTCCTTCACCACCGGGCTGCGGCGCTACACCGTGGACCGCGCGACCTTCGTGATGTTCAGCTGGATGCAGGTCTTCACCGCTTCGGCTTTCGCCTTCTCCCACGGTTCCAATGACATCGCGAATGCGGTGGGTCCCTTCGCAGCGATCTTCGACGTGTTGAAGACCGACGCCATCAACGCGACCGCCCCGGTGCCGATGGCGTTGATGCTCGCCGCCGGTGTGGCTCTGATCTCCGGCCTGTGGTTCATCGGCCGCAAGGTGATCGAGACGGTCGGCACGGGGCTGACCCACATTCACCCGGCCTCCGGCTTCGCCGCTGAGCTCGCTGCTGCGGGTGTGGTGATGGCCGCGTCCATCTCCGGCCTGCCGGTGTCCTCTACGCACATCCTGATCGGTGCGGTGCTGGGCGTGGGGATCGTCAACCGCGCCGCCAACTGGCGCCTGATGAAGCCGATCGCCCTGGCCTGGATCATCACGATCCCGGCTGCCGCGCTGATCGGCGCCGTGGGCGTCCTGGTGATCGGCTGGATCTTCTAA
- a CDS encoding RrF2 family transcriptional regulator: MQLTTFADLGLRVLMVLGATQAVDAADRSPVRIQDLADQLNASRNHVAKVVNMLTSDGLLESIRGRYGGVHITEQGMRASVGALLRQLEGNREVVDCEGALQCPLARHDCALRRRLAAAQEAFFATLDGDTVGDLVSATKGLAAGASGGPVPLGAPTLKAKPTT, translated from the coding sequence ATGCAACTCACAACATTCGCTGACCTGGGGCTCCGCGTACTGATGGTGCTCGGTGCCACCCAGGCAGTGGATGCTGCCGATCGTTCGCCGGTACGGATTCAGGACCTTGCGGACCAGCTCAACGCCTCGCGAAACCACGTCGCGAAGGTTGTGAACATGCTGACTAGCGACGGGCTGCTTGAATCCATCCGCGGGCGTTACGGCGGGGTGCATATCACTGAACAGGGCATGCGTGCGAGCGTCGGCGCACTCCTGCGCCAACTCGAAGGCAACAGGGAAGTCGTCGACTGCGAGGGGGCGCTGCAATGCCCCCTCGCTCGCCACGACTGCGCGCTGCGTCGCCGGCTTGCTGCCGCACAGGAGGCGTTCTTCGCCACTCTCGACGGGGATACCGTCGGCGATCTTGTCTCCGCGACGAAGGGGCTCGCCGCCGGAGCCTCCGGCGGGCCCGTGCCACTCGGCGCTCCAACGCTCAAGGCAAAGCCCACGACTTAA